Proteins encoded by one window of Portunus trituberculatus isolate SZX2019 chromosome 27, ASM1759143v1, whole genome shotgun sequence:
- the LOC123509375 gene encoding uncharacterized protein LOC123509375, with amino-acid sequence MALFAPSSIVDLSDDVLLLIFSSLKSWDLLNLSRTCQRFSKVASDKSLWGDVDFSDGCLSLQQVRQCLVFLRPNTRRVVLRGHKKKFAGTPKWKTPLISASLLKLIGEKCPNLEELTLKEAFVNANKVKMTDFAHVQSITKLSLVDCEFVNLPSLSKDASYFKKMHKTLPRLEVLEITKCGWVDDYDVMVLSKAEVVRRLVLRNLPKVGQAMVYIALGFRFGFQNLEELDLRGTSLEDNEVFSVVQNGKLRALYLGPLGPVKRLEKGPLARHNVIMPDPRRQEERQQVVVINVGPNGPQWRQVNDEELDDMGLDWVRNARAAQRRQDHELDDDRHYFIDKDGRPIEEEEEDGCSSGSSGSVAPQERAAKRRLLPHRGEPSAKQSRARRQPGHCHKDSPAHSDAEDSTLKEDEDGEEGEEDEEVEEFGPYSPNVEEDPNDSTLSDAPPSLDDHLSDKLVPAFGQKTKHLHTLVLAGCAITDRGLQEIVRLVPSLRLLDLTNTRVTSGALQEARVARPDCVILGGSTRPPRHHKSR; translated from the exons ATGGCTCTCTTCGCCCCTTCCTCCATCGTGGACCTCTCAGACGATGTATTGCtgctcattttttcctctctcaagtcCTGGGACCTCCTTAATCTGTCGCG GACTTGTCAGCGCTTCAGCAAGGTTGCCAGTGACAAGTCTCTGTGGGGTGATGTTGACTTCAGCGATGGCTGCCTCTCCCTGCAGCAAGTGCGGCAGTGTCTGGTGTTCTTGCGGCCCAACACACGCCGAGTGGTGCTTCGTGGACACAAGAAAAAATTTGCTGGCACTCCCAAATGGAAGACACCACTCATCAGTGCCAGCCTTCTCAAGCTGATTGGTGAAAAGTGCCCCAATCTGGAGGAGCTGACCCTCAAGGAGGCATTTGTCAATGCCAACAAGGTCAAGATGACTGACTTTGCACATGTCCAGTCCATCACCAAGCTCTCCCTGGTGGATTGTGAGTTTGTgaacctcccctccctctccaagGATGCTTCCTACTTCAAGAAGATGCACAAAACTCTGCCACGACTGGAGGTGCTGGAGATTACCAAGTGTGGCTGGGTGGATGACTACGATGTGATGGTGCTGAGCAAGGCTGAGGTGGTCCGGCGGCTGGTGCTCAGGAACTTGCCTAAGGTGGGCCAGGCCATGGTCTACATAGCCCTTGGTTTTCGCTTTGGCTTCCAGAATCTTGAGGAGCTGGACCTTAGGGGAACCAGCCTAGAGGACAATGAGGTGTTCTCGGTGGTGCAGAATGGCAAGCTACGGGCGTTGTATCTTGGACCATTGGGGCCAGTCAAGCGGCTGGAGAAAGGTCCACTGGCACGGCACAATGTGATAATGCCAGATCCACGACGGCAGGAGGAGCGCCAGCAGGTGGTAGTGATCAATGTGGGCCCTAATGGTCCTCAGTGGCGGCAGGTGAATGATGAGGAACTGGATGACATGGGTTTAGACTGGGTGAGGAATGCCCGGGCAGCACAGCGGCGGCAGGATCATGAACTTGATGATGATAGGCACTACTTTATTGATAAGGATGGCAGgccaatagaggaggaggaagaggatggctgcagcagtggtagcagtggcagtgtggCTCCCCAGGAGCGTGCTGCCAAGAGGCGCCTCCTGCCTCACCGTGGTGAACCTTCAGCCAAGCAAAGCAGGGCAAGGAGGCAACCTGGCCACTGCCACAAGGACTCTCCAGCTCATTCTGATGCAGAGGACAGTACactgaaggaagatgaagacggagaagagggagaggaggatgaagaggtggaggagtttGGCCCATACAGTCCTAATGTAGAGGAGGACCCAAATGACTCCACCTTATCTGATGCTCCACCAAGCCTAGATGACCACCTCTCAGATAAGCTAGTGCCAGCATTTGGCCAGAAGACGAAGCACCTGCACACGTTGGTGCTTGCTGGGTGTGCCATCACTGACCGTGGGCTGCAAGAGATTGTGCGCCTGGTCCCCTCACTGCGGCTGCTGGACCTCACCAACACACGGGTCACCAGTGGTGCCCTGCAGGAGGCCAGGGTGGCTCGGCCAGACTGTGTCATCCTAGGGGGCAGCACCAGGCCACCGCGCCACCACAAGAGCAGATGA
- the LOC123509378 gene encoding failed axon connections homolog isoform X1 yields MAGGDSSSGGAGVVTTVVLLLVSVVTMCGAAIYLYVHLAKRRRRRVWAEARCVVVHCPPPGALTPSISPFVLKLLTFLRLAKIPYQLDHSEPLGASWLTPWVTMEDGEEVADSGIVIQELRRRLNLDLGSSLTAVEQAVARTFTVLVEEHLCWCLREWRIKIDGGRNLFEGASPPPWYMRAGLRVYAWMRTNTLWHQGIGRLPHLQVRKLTWRDLQALSDYLGEKSFLVGEEMTEVDCTVFAQMVNILCNYKRSPYHAMLTDEFPNLVCYVKRIKERLWPDWDACLASS; encoded by the exons ATGGCAGGGGGTGACAGCAGTAGCGGAGGGGCCGGTGTGGTAACGACGGTGGTGCTGCTCCTCGTCAGCGTGGTAACAATGTGTGGCGCCGCTATTTACCTGTATGTGCACCtggctaagaggaggaggag GCGTGTGTGGGCTGAGGCGCGCTGCGTGGTAGTTCACTGCCCACCACCAGGGGCGCTGACCCCCTCGATCTCTCCCTTCGTTTTGAAACTCCTCACCTTCCTTAGACTGGCCAAGATACCCTACCAG CTGGATCACTCCGAGCCACTGGGAGCGTCCTGGCTTACTCCCTGGGTCACTATGGAGGACGGAGAGGAGGTGGCGGACTCTGGCATAGTGATACAGGAGCTGCGGCGAAGACTCAACCTGGATCTTGGTTCGAGCCTCACTGCGGTGGAACAAGCGGTGGCGAGAACATTCACTGTGCTGGTGGAGGAACATTTAtgttg GTGTCTTCGTGAGTGGCGGATCAAGATAGACGGTGGGCGGAATCTGTTTGAGGGTGCCAGTCCGCCACCTTGGTACATGCGGGCAGGACTGCGTGTGTATGCATGGATGCGAACTAACACACTCTGGCACCAGGGAATAGGTCGCCTGCCACACCTGCAAGTTAGGAAGCTTACCTGGCGTGACCTGCAAGCTCTATCTGATtacttag GTGAGAAGAGTTTCCTGGTGGGCGAGGAGATGACCGAGGTTGACTGCACAGTGTTTGCTCAGATGGTGAATATTTTATGCAACTACAAGCGGTCACCTTACCACGCCATGCTGAcag atGAGTTCCCTAACCTGGTATGCTACGTCAAGAGGATTAAAGAGAGGCTCTGGCCAGATTGGGACGCCTGCCTTGCCTCCTCTTAG
- the LOC123509378 gene encoding failed axon connections homolog isoform X2: MAGGDSSSGGAGVVTTVVLLLVSVVTMCGAAIYLYVHLAKRRRRVWAEARCVVVHCPPPGALTPSISPFVLKLLTFLRLAKIPYQLDHSEPLGASWLTPWVTMEDGEEVADSGIVIQELRRRLNLDLGSSLTAVEQAVARTFTVLVEEHLCWCLREWRIKIDGGRNLFEGASPPPWYMRAGLRVYAWMRTNTLWHQGIGRLPHLQVRKLTWRDLQALSDYLGEKSFLVGEEMTEVDCTVFAQMVNILCNYKRSPYHAMLTDEFPNLVCYVKRIKERLWPDWDACLASS, encoded by the exons ATGGCAGGGGGTGACAGCAGTAGCGGAGGGGCCGGTGTGGTAACGACGGTGGTGCTGCTCCTCGTCAGCGTGGTAACAATGTGTGGCGCCGCTATTTACCTGTATGTGCACCtggctaagaggaggag GCGTGTGTGGGCTGAGGCGCGCTGCGTGGTAGTTCACTGCCCACCACCAGGGGCGCTGACCCCCTCGATCTCTCCCTTCGTTTTGAAACTCCTCACCTTCCTTAGACTGGCCAAGATACCCTACCAG CTGGATCACTCCGAGCCACTGGGAGCGTCCTGGCTTACTCCCTGGGTCACTATGGAGGACGGAGAGGAGGTGGCGGACTCTGGCATAGTGATACAGGAGCTGCGGCGAAGACTCAACCTGGATCTTGGTTCGAGCCTCACTGCGGTGGAACAAGCGGTGGCGAGAACATTCACTGTGCTGGTGGAGGAACATTTAtgttg GTGTCTTCGTGAGTGGCGGATCAAGATAGACGGTGGGCGGAATCTGTTTGAGGGTGCCAGTCCGCCACCTTGGTACATGCGGGCAGGACTGCGTGTGTATGCATGGATGCGAACTAACACACTCTGGCACCAGGGAATAGGTCGCCTGCCACACCTGCAAGTTAGGAAGCTTACCTGGCGTGACCTGCAAGCTCTATCTGATtacttag GTGAGAAGAGTTTCCTGGTGGGCGAGGAGATGACCGAGGTTGACTGCACAGTGTTTGCTCAGATGGTGAATATTTTATGCAACTACAAGCGGTCACCTTACCACGCCATGCTGAcag atGAGTTCCCTAACCTGGTATGCTACGTCAAGAGGATTAAAGAGAGGCTCTGGCCAGATTGGGACGCCTGCCTTGCCTCCTCTTAG
- the LOC123509378 gene encoding uncharacterized protein LOC123509378 isoform X3, protein MEDGEEVADSGIVIQELRRRLNLDLGSSLTAVEQAVARTFTVLVEEHLCWCLREWRIKIDGGRNLFEGASPPPWYMRAGLRVYAWMRTNTLWHQGIGRLPHLQVRKLTWRDLQALSDYLGEKSFLVGEEMTEVDCTVFAQMVNILCNYKRSPYHAMLTDEFPNLVCYVKRIKERLWPDWDACLASS, encoded by the exons ATGGAGGACGGAGAGGAGGTGGCGGACTCTGGCATAGTGATACAGGAGCTGCGGCGAAGACTCAACCTGGATCTTGGTTCGAGCCTCACTGCGGTGGAACAAGCGGTGGCGAGAACATTCACTGTGCTGGTGGAGGAACATTTAtgttg GTGTCTTCGTGAGTGGCGGATCAAGATAGACGGTGGGCGGAATCTGTTTGAGGGTGCCAGTCCGCCACCTTGGTACATGCGGGCAGGACTGCGTGTGTATGCATGGATGCGAACTAACACACTCTGGCACCAGGGAATAGGTCGCCTGCCACACCTGCAAGTTAGGAAGCTTACCTGGCGTGACCTGCAAGCTCTATCTGATtacttag GTGAGAAGAGTTTCCTGGTGGGCGAGGAGATGACCGAGGTTGACTGCACAGTGTTTGCTCAGATGGTGAATATTTTATGCAACTACAAGCGGTCACCTTACCACGCCATGCTGAcag atGAGTTCCCTAACCTGGTATGCTACGTCAAGAGGATTAAAGAGAGGCTCTGGCCAGATTGGGACGCCTGCCTTGCCTCCTCTTAG